In the genome of Rhizobium rhizogenes, one region contains:
- a CDS encoding ABC transporter permease subunit — MPSTNTGGPSDAGRKLPLHWIGVVPFAVFVLLFLIMPTMKIVIGAFQRPDGSFTLENITGLFTSSILAAYWISIKISLASAALGCLIGFAVAAAVVLGGLPQRIRGPLLTFSGVASQFAGVPLAFAFIATLGPVGLLTVFLKTQVGIDLRLLGFNILSFWGLTVTYLFFQIPLMILIITPALDGLKREWREAAEILGATGLQYWRMVAFPILLPSLLGTMSLLFANAFGAVATAIALTGSSLNIVPILLFAQIRGDVLGNPHLGYALAFGMIVVTGIANALYIWLRARSERWLK; from the coding sequence ATGCCATCAACCAACACCGGCGGACCATCCGACGCGGGCAGAAAGTTGCCGTTGCACTGGATAGGCGTCGTACCTTTCGCCGTCTTTGTTCTGCTGTTTCTGATCATGCCGACGATGAAGATCGTGATCGGCGCTTTCCAGCGTCCTGATGGCAGCTTCACGCTGGAAAACATCACCGGGCTCTTCACCTCCTCCATCCTCGCGGCCTACTGGATTTCGATCAAGATCAGCCTCGCCTCGGCGGCTCTGGGCTGCCTGATCGGTTTTGCCGTGGCCGCCGCCGTCGTGCTGGGCGGCCTGCCGCAGCGCATTCGCGGACCGCTTCTGACCTTTTCGGGCGTCGCCTCGCAATTTGCCGGCGTGCCGCTGGCCTTCGCCTTCATCGCCACGCTCGGCCCGGTCGGCCTGCTCACCGTCTTCCTGAAGACGCAGGTTGGCATCGATCTTCGGCTCCTCGGCTTCAACATCCTGTCCTTCTGGGGCCTGACGGTCACCTATCTGTTCTTCCAGATTCCCCTGATGATCCTCATCATCACGCCGGCACTGGACGGGCTGAAGCGCGAATGGCGCGAGGCTGCGGAAATTCTCGGCGCCACCGGCCTGCAATACTGGCGCATGGTGGCCTTTCCCATCCTGCTGCCATCGCTGCTCGGCACCATGTCGCTGCTCTTCGCCAACGCCTTCGGCGCCGTGGCAACCGCAATCGCGCTCACCGGCTCCTCGCTCAACATCGTGCCGATCCTGCTCTTCGCGCAGATCCGCGGCGACGTTCTCGGCAATCCGCATCTTGGTTACGCACTCGCCTTCGGCATGATCGTCGTTACCGGCATCGCCAATGCGCTTTATATCTGGCTGCGCGCCCGCAGCGAAAGGTGGCTGAAATGA
- a CDS encoding MurR/RpiR family transcriptional regulator, giving the protein MRSTTATVSDVIHAHYDALTRSERRLAESLLGNYPVSGLGSITTIAENAGVSTPTVARMVQKLGYKGYPEFQAHLHQELEATISGPVAKHDRWATNAPGLHILNRFADAITGNLRDTLSDLDTAVFDNAAALLSDRKRSIYFVGGRITGAIAEYFFTHMQVIRPKTTLMSSNSSAWPQYMLNMNAGDVLVIFDIRRYEHDMTTLAEVARANGVEIILFTDQWTSPVARHALHTFRVKIEAPSAWDSSVVTLFVVEALIEAVQSGTWDETKERMNALEGLFEQTRLFRRPDRT; this is encoded by the coding sequence TTGCGCAGCACGACGGCGACCGTGTCGGATGTCATCCATGCCCATTACGACGCGCTGACCCGTTCGGAAAGACGGCTGGCGGAGAGCCTGCTTGGCAACTACCCCGTATCCGGTCTCGGCAGCATCACCACCATCGCTGAAAATGCCGGCGTTTCGACGCCGACGGTGGCGCGCATGGTGCAGAAGCTCGGTTACAAGGGCTATCCGGAATTCCAGGCGCATCTGCATCAGGAACTGGAGGCGACGATCTCCGGCCCGGTCGCCAAGCACGACCGCTGGGCGACCAATGCGCCCGGCCTGCACATTCTCAACCGCTTCGCCGATGCCATTACCGGCAATCTGCGCGATACGCTGAGCGATCTCGACACCGCCGTCTTCGACAATGCCGCAGCGCTGCTTTCCGACCGCAAGCGCAGCATCTATTTCGTCGGCGGACGCATCACCGGGGCGATCGCCGAATATTTCTTCACCCATATGCAGGTGATCCGCCCGAAAACGACGCTGATGTCATCGAATTCCAGCGCCTGGCCGCAATATATGCTGAACATGAACGCCGGTGACGTGCTGGTGATCTTCGACATCCGCCGTTACGAGCATGACATGACGACGCTTGCCGAAGTGGCGAGGGCAAACGGTGTTGAAATCATCCTCTTCACGGATCAGTGGACCTCACCGGTGGCCCGCCACGCCCTGCACACCTTCCGGGTAAAAATAGAGGCGCCCTCGGCATGGGATTCCTCCGTCGTGACATTATTCGTCGTCGAGGCGCTGATTGAGGCCGTCCAGAGCGGCACCTGGGATGAAACCAAGGAACGCATGAACGCGCTGGAAGGCCTGTTCGAACAGACGCGTCTGTTCCGCAGGCCGGACAGAACATGA
- a CDS encoding N-formylglutamate amidohydrolase codes for MTVRSDFFTQAEGQAVGVENAAAKGDVLLVCEHASATIPEKFGTLGLSPDVLSSHAAWDPGALAVARLLSKSLDATLVYQRFSRLVYDCNRPPESPSAMPVKSEIYNIPGNLDLSEAERFARTSALYVPFHDRVSEIIAGRQAAGRRVVVVTIHSFTPVYHGQFRQVQIGILHDSDSRLADAMLAGAEGSALTVKRNDPYGPEDGVTHTLRLHALPGGLLNVMIEIRNDLITNEGEQAAIAGFLHELMGKALSSIDE; via the coding sequence ATGACGGTGCGTTCGGATTTTTTCACGCAGGCGGAAGGGCAGGCGGTCGGTGTCGAGAACGCCGCGGCGAAGGGCGACGTCCTTCTCGTCTGTGAGCATGCCTCTGCCACCATTCCGGAAAAATTCGGTACGCTCGGTCTTTCGCCCGATGTGCTTTCCAGCCATGCGGCCTGGGACCCGGGTGCCCTTGCCGTTGCGCGGCTGCTGTCGAAAAGCCTTGACGCCACGCTCGTCTACCAGCGGTTCTCGCGGCTCGTCTATGATTGCAACCGGCCGCCCGAATCGCCTTCCGCCATGCCGGTGAAAAGCGAAATCTACAATATTCCCGGCAATCTCGACCTTTCCGAAGCGGAGCGTTTTGCCCGTACTTCGGCGCTTTACGTGCCGTTTCATGATCGGGTGAGCGAAATCATCGCCGGGCGTCAGGCTGCGGGCCGCAGGGTGGTGGTGGTGACCATCCACAGTTTCACGCCGGTCTATCACGGGCAGTTCCGGCAGGTTCAGATCGGCATCCTGCATGACAGCGACAGCCGCCTGGCCGATGCGATGCTGGCGGGCGCCGAAGGGTCGGCGCTCACGGTCAAACGCAACGACCCCTATGGTCCGGAAGACGGCGTGACGCATACGCTGAGGCTGCATGCGCTGCCGGGCGGGCTTTTGAACGTGATGATCGAAATCCGCAACGATCTGATCACCAATGAAGGAGAGCAGGCGGCCATCGCCGGTTTCCTCCACGAACTTATGGGGAAGGCACTCTCATCGATCGATGAGTGA
- a CDS encoding AAA family ATPase — MLFLDSVTMKETPGGRDEYPFSVPALRHLERLEFKTPITFFAGNNGSGKSTLLEGLAAGMTAYAIGNHGQVSGDIYLQHAGTVAKAFYFARRKYPKIRMFMRAEDVLGYIRRLNEETLDDFRWEREKAEKKGEDFPEETPETFRTIVRNNAIDQRSHGEGFLDIMQQRLHGAGLYFLDEPESPLSPQKQLELAAIIRHAADGGGQLIIATHSPVLLAIPEATIYYFDENGITERLYDELENISFLRRFLDRPSKYLSD, encoded by the coding sequence ATGCTGTTTCTCGACAGCGTGACCATGAAGGAAACCCCGGGCGGGAGGGACGAATATCCCTTCTCGGTTCCGGCGCTGCGCCATCTGGAGCGCCTTGAATTCAAGACGCCGATCACCTTTTTCGCCGGCAATAACGGTTCCGGCAAGTCGACACTTCTGGAAGGGCTGGCGGCGGGAATGACGGCCTATGCCATCGGCAACCATGGTCAGGTTTCAGGCGATATCTACCTTCAGCACGCCGGGACCGTGGCAAAAGCCTTCTATTTCGCCCGCAGGAAATATCCGAAAATCCGCATGTTCATGCGTGCGGAAGATGTGCTCGGCTATATACGCCGGCTGAACGAGGAGACGCTGGACGATTTTCGCTGGGAGCGGGAAAAGGCCGAGAAAAAAGGCGAGGACTTTCCCGAGGAAACCCCGGAGACGTTTCGCACCATCGTCAGAAACAATGCCATCGACCAACGATCGCATGGTGAAGGGTTTCTCGACATCATGCAGCAGCGGCTGCACGGTGCCGGCCTCTATTTTCTCGACGAACCCGAAAGCCCGCTTTCGCCACAGAAGCAGCTGGAACTGGCGGCCATTATCCGTCATGCGGCCGATGGCGGCGGGCAATTGATCATCGCCACCCATTCGCCGGTCCTTTTGGCCATTCCCGAAGCGACAATCTATTATTTCGATGAGAACGGCATCACCGAACGCCTGTATGACGAACTGGAGAATATCTCTTTCCTGCGGCGTTTTCTCGATCGTCCATCGAAATACCTCAGCGATTGA
- a CDS encoding iron ABC transporter permease yields MKRFFAWGALIFGLLYFALPLIGMTNFSLKMRRGEYSFDAYGKVLTDPRFQETFSYSVVMALFTIVFGVLLVVPTAYWVRLKLPGLRPYIEFITLLPLVIPAIVIVFGYIRLYNTSSWLPLTGTTSGTNLLLMFGYATLALPYMYRAVDTGLRTIDVSTLTEAAQSLGAGWTTILSRIILPNVLVAVLSGAFLTFAIVIGEFTMAALLNRPAFGPYMQLLGANRAYEPAALAVISFGITWGCLGLIQLVSRYQKGAPPKA; encoded by the coding sequence ATGAAGCGGTTCTTCGCCTGGGGCGCGCTGATCTTCGGCCTCCTGTATTTCGCCCTGCCGCTGATCGGCATGACCAATTTCTCGCTGAAAATGCGGCGCGGCGAATATTCCTTCGACGCCTATGGCAAGGTGCTGACCGATCCGCGTTTCCAGGAAACCTTCAGCTATTCGGTGGTGATGGCGCTGTTCACCATCGTTTTCGGGGTCCTGCTGGTCGTGCCCACCGCCTATTGGGTACGGCTGAAACTGCCGGGCCTGCGGCCCTATATCGAATTCATCACGCTTTTGCCGCTCGTCATTCCGGCCATCGTCATCGTCTTCGGTTATATCAGGCTTTACAACACCTCCAGCTGGCTGCCGCTGACCGGCACGACCTCCGGCACCAACCTGCTCTTGATGTTCGGTTATGCCACGCTCGCTTTGCCTTATATGTACCGTGCCGTCGATACGGGCCTCAGAACCATCGATGTCTCGACGCTGACGGAAGCCGCCCAAAGCCTCGGGGCCGGCTGGACGACCATCCTGTCGCGCATCATCCTGCCCAATGTTCTGGTCGCCGTGCTGTCAGGCGCGTTCTTGACCTTCGCCATCGTCATCGGTGAATTCACCATGGCGGCCCTTTTGAACCGCCCGGCCTTTGGCCCCTACATGCAGCTGCTCGGCGCCAACCGCGCCTATGAACCGGCCGCACTTGCCGTGATTTCCTTCGGCATCACCTGGGGTTGCCTGGGTCTGATCCAACTCGTTTCACGCTACCAGAAGGGCGCGCCTCCCAAGGCCTGA
- a CDS encoding ABC transporter substrate-binding protein, translated as MISHCRRLLATTTAMVIASTAIAAAEPSAELIAAAKKEGMLTTVALPHDWCGYGDVIAAFKAKYPEITVNELNPDAGSADEVEAIKANKDNKGPQAPDVVDVGLAFGPQMKAEGLLQPYKVSTWDEIPDNVKDADGYWYGDYYGVMSMFVNKDLVTNAPKDWADLLKPEYSGQVALAGDPRASNQAILGVLAAGLSTGAKSGKEAGEAGLKYFADLNKAGNFLPVIGKAGTLAQGATPIIIAWDYNALSWKKTLNDNPPTEVVVPEKGVLAGVYVQGISAYAPHPNAAKLWMEHLYSDDGQLGWLKGYCHPIRFNAMVKAGKVPQELIDSLPPAAAYEKAIFPTLEEVDANKAAVTAGWDSVVGANVK; from the coding sequence GTGATCTCTCACTGCCGCCGACTGCTTGCTACGACCACCGCAATGGTCATTGCCTCCACCGCGATCGCTGCCGCCGAGCCGAGCGCCGAACTGATCGCTGCCGCCAAGAAGGAAGGCATGCTGACCACCGTTGCGCTGCCGCATGACTGGTGCGGTTACGGCGACGTCATCGCCGCCTTCAAGGCGAAGTACCCGGAAATCACCGTCAACGAACTGAACCCCGACGCCGGCTCCGCCGACGAAGTGGAAGCAATCAAGGCAAACAAGGACAACAAGGGCCCGCAGGCTCCTGACGTCGTCGACGTCGGCCTCGCTTTCGGTCCGCAGATGAAGGCCGAAGGCCTGCTGCAGCCCTACAAGGTTTCCACCTGGGACGAAATTCCTGACAACGTCAAGGATGCCGACGGTTACTGGTACGGCGACTATTACGGCGTCATGTCGATGTTCGTGAACAAGGACCTCGTCACCAACGCTCCCAAGGACTGGGCCGACCTGCTGAAGCCGGAATATTCCGGTCAGGTGGCACTCGCAGGCGATCCGCGCGCTTCCAACCAGGCGATCCTCGGCGTTCTCGCCGCTGGCCTCTCCACCGGTGCGAAATCCGGCAAGGAAGCCGGTGAAGCCGGCCTGAAGTACTTCGCCGACCTCAACAAGGCCGGTAACTTCCTGCCTGTTATCGGCAAGGCTGGCACGCTGGCACAGGGCGCAACCCCGATCATCATCGCCTGGGACTATAACGCCCTGTCCTGGAAGAAGACGCTGAACGACAACCCGCCGACAGAAGTCGTCGTCCCTGAGAAGGGCGTTCTGGCTGGCGTTTACGTTCAGGGCATCTCCGCTTACGCGCCGCACCCGAACGCCGCCAAGCTGTGGATGGAACATCTCTATTCCGACGACGGTCAGCTCGGCTGGCTGAAGGGCTATTGCCACCCGATCCGCTTCAACGCCATGGTCAAGGCCGGCAAGGTTCCGCAGGAACTGATCGACAGCCTGCCGCCGGCAGCAGCCTATGAAAAGGCAATCTTCCCGACACTCGAGGAAGTTGACGCCAACAAGGCCGCCGTCACGGCCGGCTGGGACAGCGTCGTTGGCGCAAACGTGAAGTAA
- a CDS encoding ABC transporter ATP-binding protein, translating into MSFLTLSNIKKSFGSVQVVHDFNMAIEKGEFVSFLGPSGCGKTTVLRMIAGFEIPSGGSIVINGKDQTALRPNQRNIGMVFQAYALFPNMNVYENVAFGLKVAGKPKAEIDARVKEMLQLIHLEHLADRYPYQMSGGQQQRVALARALAPKPEVLLLDEPLSALDAKIRVSLREEIRQIQQKLGITTIFVTHDQEEALSISDRIVVMNSGRADQIGSPFDIYNKPATRFVASFVGTLNLIDATVVDSSSNTIRVGEQQITLHKPVDAANGEKLTLALRPEAGSLGSDAKGDVAISGTVTSSQFLGSVIRTRLDLGGSTLSFDMFNDPGTAPPALGEQVTLKFAAGDLMVIKD; encoded by the coding sequence ATGAGCTTTTTGACACTTAGCAACATCAAGAAATCCTTCGGCTCCGTGCAGGTCGTGCATGATTTCAACATGGCCATCGAAAAGGGCGAATTCGTCTCCTTCCTCGGGCCGTCGGGCTGCGGCAAGACCACCGTGCTGCGCATGATCGCCGGTTTCGAAATCCCGAGCGGCGGATCGATCGTCATCAATGGCAAGGACCAGACGGCGCTGCGGCCCAACCAGCGCAATATCGGCATGGTGTTCCAGGCCTATGCGCTGTTCCCGAACATGAATGTCTATGAAAACGTCGCCTTCGGCCTGAAAGTCGCCGGCAAGCCGAAAGCCGAGATCGACGCCCGCGTGAAGGAAATGCTCCAGCTCATCCATCTGGAACATCTGGCCGACCGTTATCCCTATCAGATGTCGGGCGGCCAGCAGCAGCGCGTGGCGCTGGCCCGCGCTCTGGCCCCGAAGCCGGAAGTACTTTTGCTCGACGAGCCGCTCTCCGCGCTCGACGCCAAGATCCGCGTATCGCTGCGCGAGGAAATCCGCCAGATCCAGCAAAAGCTCGGCATCACCACCATTTTCGTGACCCACGATCAGGAAGAGGCCCTGTCGATTTCCGACCGCATCGTCGTGATGAATTCCGGCCGCGCCGACCAGATCGGCTCGCCCTTCGATATCTACAACAAGCCCGCAACCCGTTTCGTCGCCTCCTTCGTCGGTACGCTCAACCTTATCGATGCCACCGTCGTCGATTCCTCGTCCAACACCATCCGTGTCGGTGAGCAGCAGATCACCCTGCACAAGCCGGTCGATGCAGCAAACGGCGAAAAACTCACCCTCGCGCTTCGCCCGGAAGCGGGTTCGCTTGGCAGCGACGCGAAAGGCGATGTCGCCATTTCCGGCACCGTCACCTCCAGCCAGTTCCTCGGTTCCGTCATCCGCACCCGTCTCGATCTCGGTGGTTCGACCCTGTCTTTCGACATGTTCAATGATCCCGGCACCGCGCCGCCTGCCCTTGGTGAGCAGGTGACGCTCAAATTCGCAGCGGGCGATCTTATGGTGATCAAGGATTAA
- a CDS encoding zinc-dependent alcohol dehydrogenase family protein gives MRALFYELFGETPVVASLPDPEPADGGVVIEVKATGLCRSDWHGWMGHDPDIRLPHVPGHEFAGVIAAVGKNVTRFKTGDRVTVPFVSGCGHCHECRSGNQQVCEAQFQPGFTHWGSFAEYVAIDYADQNLVHLPESMSYATAAGLGCRFATSFRAVTDQGRLKGGEWLAVHGCGGVGLSAIMIGAGLGAQVVAIDIAEDKLELARQLGATATINSRSVADVSEAVREVTGGGAHVSIDALGHPQTCCNSISNLRRRGRHVQVGLMLADHAMPAIPMARVIAHELEIYGSHGMQAWRYEDMLAMIESGKLAPEKLIGRHITLTEAATALPAMDSFTESGISIIDRFE, from the coding sequence ATGCGCGCGCTTTTTTACGAACTGTTCGGCGAGACCCCTGTTGTCGCATCGCTGCCCGATCCGGAACCGGCCGATGGCGGCGTGGTCATCGAGGTAAAGGCAACAGGCCTCTGCCGCAGCGACTGGCACGGCTGGATGGGGCATGATCCGGATATCCGCCTGCCGCATGTTCCCGGCCACGAATTCGCCGGCGTCATCGCCGCAGTCGGCAAGAACGTCACCCGCTTCAAGACCGGCGACCGTGTCACCGTGCCTTTCGTTTCCGGCTGCGGCCACTGCCATGAGTGCCGCTCCGGCAACCAGCAGGTCTGCGAAGCGCAGTTCCAGCCCGGCTTCACCCATTGGGGTTCGTTTGCCGAATATGTCGCCATCGATTATGCCGACCAGAACCTCGTGCATCTGCCGGAGTCCATGAGCTACGCCACCGCCGCCGGTCTCGGCTGCCGGTTTGCCACGTCTTTCCGGGCCGTGACCGATCAGGGACGCCTGAAGGGTGGCGAATGGCTGGCCGTCCACGGCTGTGGCGGCGTCGGTCTCTCCGCCATCATGATCGGCGCGGGTCTCGGCGCGCAAGTCGTCGCCATCGACATTGCCGAAGACAAGCTTGAACTCGCCCGCCAGCTCGGCGCGACCGCGACGATCAACAGCCGCTCGGTCGCCGATGTTTCGGAAGCAGTACGCGAAGTGACGGGCGGCGGCGCGCATGTGTCAATCGACGCGCTCGGCCACCCGCAGACCTGCTGCAATTCCATCAGCAACCTGCGCCGGCGCGGACGCCACGTGCAGGTGGGCCTGATGCTGGCCGATCACGCCATGCCCGCCATCCCCATGGCGCGGGTCATCGCCCACGAACTGGAGATCTATGGCAGCCACGGCATGCAGGCATGGCGTTACGAGGACATGCTGGCCATGATCGAAAGCGGCAAGCTTGCGCCGGAAAAACTGATCGGCCGCCACATCACCCTCACCGAGGCTGCAACCGCCCTGCCCGCCATGGACAGCTTCACGGAAAGCGGCATCAGCATCATCGACCGGTTCGAATAG